In Thermothelomyces thermophilus ATCC 42464 chromosome 5, complete sequence, the sequence AGGGCCGAAGCGGGTCCTTGATGCCGTAGATGGCTACGAGGGTCATGTCGTTGTGCACCTTGTCAAACTCGGCGGCCGTCAGGTCCTGCTGGCCGGCGAGCTCCGGGGGCGGCCAGGAATCAAAGTCACGGTAGGACGAGCCGATGGTGCGGAGGGTCTGGCCGGCGTACGAAGTGATGGTCTGCGAAAAGACGGCACGGTCGTCCTCGGTCATGGCGGTCGTCGCCAGCTCCTCGCCGGCAGGATCGGCAATGACTCGCGTGCACTTTGCGAGCAGGATCTCGGAGGCGCCCTTGACGTAGGCACGGAATTTGCCGTTGGGCAGCTTGACGATGGTGGCCATGTACTTGACGGCCGAGTCGAAGGGCACGACCTGGACGACATTGGCGTTTGCGCGCTCCTCCTGAAGGGGCCCGGCACCGAGATGGTCACGACAGAGGGTGAGCAAAGCAACCTCGGTCTTGGAGCCGATGAAGGTCTTCTCGCCATCGACATCGCCCTCAAAAGCGGTCGAGTTTACCGCATTGGATTCGATGAGGAGCTGCTTGGTTGTGTCGCTCAGGGCCTTGACGAACTCGCTGACGGTGACGTTCGGGATGTTAATAATCTCGACGGCCTTGGCGGCTTTGTccgcctcctcttcctcctccagaGGGGCATCGGTGCCGCCAAAGCAGAGACTCTTCCCGAGAGTCGTCGCCACGACCGTCATCTTGTTTTGCGTTAGGGTTCCGGTCTTGTCGGAGCAGACGGCAGTGGCGTTGCCCATTGTCTCGCACGCCTTCAGAACGCGCACCAGGTTGTTGTCCTTCATCATGCGCGTAGTCGCAAATGCAAGAGCGAGCGTGACGGCCAGGGGCAGGCCCTCCGGGACGGCAACTACCACGACGGTGACCGACGTGATGAAGAGCCGCAGGAAGTCCTGGCCCTTCCGGCCGGGAGTGTCGTGGTTGTTGGGAAGCTGAGCCAGGAACTTGATGAAGAGGACGATGAACAGCAGGAGCGCCGCGCCAGCGCCAAACTTGGCAATCCAGTCGGCGAGGATGTTGAGCTTCTTCTGCAACGGCGTGTCCTCCTGGTCCGTGTGCATCGACATCATGATGCGGCCGTAGCTCGAGTTGACACCTACAGCAGTGACCAGGAAAGTACCGTTACCCTCGTTGACCTTGCTGCCCGAAATGATGAAAGGGTCGAGCTTCTCGATGTCGGCCGGCGGCTTGCCCCCTTTGGCGACATCCTCCAGAACCGCAAAGACGTCGTCAGCAGGAACCTTCTTGAGCAGGTCCGACTCGCCGGTGGCCGAAGACTCATCGCACTTGACCCCGTGGCCGTCGATGAAGATGCCATCGACGGGGACCATGTCGCCGGTGAAGAGGTGCATGACGTCGCCGACCATGATGTCGAAGACGGAGATCTCGACAGACTTGCCAGAGCGGATGACCTTGACGGTGCGGTCGCCGGCCTTCTTGTTGAGGGTAGCGAACTGGCGCTGCATCTGCCAATCGTTCAGGGTACCCACTGCCACGACAATGAAGATGGCGACCATGATGGCCACGCCCTCGACCCATTCCACCTTGGCCTCGCCCGGCTCGTGGTCGACGCCAAAAGTCTGGTACAGACCGAGGGCGAGGGACACGATGGCGGCGACGGTCAGCAGGATCAGGACCTTGTCGTTGTAGGCAATCCAGGCCAGCTCCAGCAACGACTTTGGCTTCTTCTCGGGTAGCCTGTTGTCGCGGAACACGCGCTTGCGGTCAGCGAACTGGCCGCCCGCGTGGTGCGCGGGCGCCGGGGCGGTGGCGGGTTTGGCGTCCCCGGCCTTGGCGGCGACGGGCAATGTATCGCCGTTGGAGCCATACTTGGGGACGCCCTGGGGCGCGACGTCTTCGAACCTGACGGTGCCGTCAAGGGCGCTCTCGTCGGTGCTTAGGCCGGCATGGCGATCGGTGCGCAGGCCCTTCTCGAGGCCGGCCAGGCCGCCAAGGGCGTAGAGGGCGTCGAGACTCTTGGGGTTGAGCAGCTTGGAAAGCTGGCCGGGAGAGAAGGCGAACTTGTTGTCGGGGACGTCGTACATGTCCTCGTTAGTCGGGTCCGGGCTCAGCGCATCGTGGACGTTGAGCTGGAACGCTCCCTTGACCTTTCGGCCGCGGCCAGTGGCGGCCAGTTGTGTCGCCGAGTCATTATCGCGCTTTGTTGCTGTTGGCGCGGTGGAGCTTTCGGGCTGCGGAAGAAAGTAataggagagagagaggtcaGTCATGGCTGGTCCGTTGCGGAGGCCGGGCCCGCACCGCTGATGGGCATTCATTCAGAGCGCGCGCGAGAAAACATACCTCGATCCCTGGAGGGTCAGTATCTGTCATTGTGGTAAAAATAGGTGTATAATTGAGAGAGTTGATCAATTGATCAATCGACGTGTCGTCTAAGAATTCCGAGGGCTCCTGGCCCGCGAACGGAGAACAGTCGCAGCGAAAATAATGAAataaaaggaaaaaaaagctGGGAAAATTGCAGCAGGAGAGAGGCCTCCACGCTAGGACACTGCCACTGCACCACGATGCGTCGATGATGGCCCGTCGAGTAATCTTGGAAGTGGCGCCATTAGGCCGCAGGGACACGTCTCGGCAGAACTGTGTGATGCGCTAACGTTAACCAGCGCCAACAAAGTTTACCTGAAACCAGGCACACAAAAACCAGACGAGCCGCTTTAGGAAGCGGATGAGGGAAGGTGTGGCGCACGCACGCCAAGTGCCCCATCCGGGCAGCCCTTGCGGCAGTTAATTACTTAGTACGGAAAGTGCTTTTAAAGTTAGGTAGCACAGCATATTCTCAACACTCCGTAACGGCTCCGTTGCCACCTTACCTTGTCCTGCCCATGGAAGCTTGCTGGACGCCTGGTCAGCCTAAAAGGCACATACCGAGAACAGTCTGAACGTTTTGAACTCGGCACCTTCAAGCAGCGCATGCGAGCCCAAACAAAGCATAGCCAGCTCGATTAGCCAGAGAGAGGATCATACCCAATCTGGCACATTGCATGACTGTGCAGGGTCGCAATGTTTACATGAGTGGTCCCAAGCATCGGGTTCTTCGGTGGGACTGAGATCAGCATGGACCAATGATCGGCAGGCATGACATCAGACGCGGCAATTGCGTGTCCTGCTGCACCAAGATCAGCCACTCAATCGCTGCCAGTGCAGCATAGTGTATACACTACggattatagttatatatctgTGCGCGATGTCTTACTTGGGCATCAAAGGGAAAAGAGCGGTAAAGCTGTGCTGCACAACGGGCTTTTGAGCTTGCGGTCGTATGATATAGCTCCGTACTTGAAGTTGATGCCATGGTTGGCACCCTACAATCCTGGGGATGCAATTCCGCAGTCGGGCAGTTAGCGTTCTACTACACTGCGTAAGCCGTTTGCGGCAGATGCGACGCGCTGGCGAGGTTCCTTTGGTCCCCATTAGGAACGGAATTGGGGAAGAACCGCTTCCCCGAGAAAGGCACAGCAATAGCGACATATGCAGGTCCCAGAACCTTACGAGGGCGCTTCGAGAAGGCGCTGCCCTACCAACCAAGCCGCTCAATCGCCCTGCACCGCCTGATAAGATGGCCGCGAGGCGCATTGAAACAAGGCGGATTTGCCGATGGGATGGCACGGGGAAGTAactaagcttgatcttaggTGGCTCCACACAAATCCTTGCGTGTGGTGGTCCGGCCCCGGGCCCACTGGGTTCCCGGCCCCACCAGGGTTGTAGCCACCCACATCTTCCTGCAGGGGCGGCCCCCCAGTCAGCCTTCGCTTCCTTCCTCCACCCCCACTACCactactaccaccaccaccaccatcaccagtAACTAGCAGTTATAGAAGAGACTTGTAGTTCGCTTTCCGTATCACACAATAACCGATATGATTCGAGATGAGATATTATAGGATATCATACTAAGGTAATTACATTCCAAAATGTAATTATTACATCTTTCGAGCAGAATCTATACAAATCGCGAACATGTCATCAACGAACGTCGTTATCCTATCGTCCTGCCCTTTCGTAACATCCGCCCTTGAAACGCCCACGCGCAGAGCTTTCGAGACGGATTTGCGCTCGATGTTGTCGCCCTGCTTGGGCGGTTTCTTGGCACGGGCCTCGTCGTGCATATCAGAAAGCGCTCGTTGGCTCCTCTGGCGCCTCAATCCAGGAGGCTCGCCGCTCTCGGACGAGTCGTGATGGTTGGTGTTGTGTGTCGGCGCGGGCGTGCCTGgtacgtcgtcgtcgtcgtcgtcgtcgtcgtcgtcgtcgtcgtgggcCCGCCTCCGTtcccgctcctcctcgtcctcctcctctacgTTGACCATGACTTCTTGCGAGATCATGATGCCCCCGCACGACGACGCGCCCGGACAATGCTtctgccgccgcctccaCCTCCGTGACACCGGCCCGACGGCGGAGTGGTCGGGCATGTCGCTCCGTGCCCTGCGCTCCGATAcggggttgttgttgttattattgttgttgttattgttattgttgttgtccGCGTCCCCGCCGTTCTCGCACAACAAGGATGAGACGCTCTCGTTGCAAGGCGTCAGCGCTACGTGCTCTGCGCCAGGCGAACCCAGCCTGACAGCGCCCGAGGAAACCTCGGCGGGGGCCCTGCCCTGAGATGACATGCGCGACTCGGAGAGCCGGAGCCAGCGGGGTATCGGGATGAATGATGGCAACCGGTTGGTGGGAAACAGGGCGCTGtcgggggtgggggggacCGAGTTCAGGATTGGCGACAGGTTGCGGTGCACGGAGCGCGCAAAGGCGGCCTTGTGAGGGGAGTTCTTGTACACGAGCTGCTGCGTCTTGAAGAAGGGGAGCGGGATAAAGTCATAGGCGGGCGCCTCCACGCGCAGGTGAATGGGAATCATGATGGTGAAGGCGATGAAGAAGCAGGTCGTCGGCCGCGAATCGTTGGAGGGCGGCGTGCAGGGGACGGGGAAAGGTTTGGCCACTAGCTTTGCGCTGGCAAAGACAGGGTCCTGAACCGAGTTCTGGAGGTTGCGAATTGCGTCGAGCAAGAGGCTGGCAAACTTTGCTTCGCGCGGTAGGTGATTGTTGACACGTTCGAGTTGCCGTTGGAGGACACCCAAGGTCGTGCCATCTAGGCGGCGGAGCAGGCTGAGATCGGCTGTTTCGAGGCGTTCCAGTGGCAGCTCCATGCTCGGGAGCAGGTTGCGCGCCAGCTTCCTCACGAGCACATCGAATCCCAGATGGTGAACCCGGGTCCTGACCGCGAAGAGGCCGACGTGGACGCCCGGCTCGAGCATGACACCGCGGGCGTAGCGCTCCATTGCCCTGAACTTGTCCACCAGCCCGTTGGTCCGGATCTGCATCTTGGAGCGGATCATATGGGCTACGTGACGGGGCTCGGCGAAGCAGTAGCCAGAGGCGGCCAAGTGATCGACCTGGCTGCTGTCCACTCTGCGGACCAGGAACATGAGGTGGCCGTGACCGCTCCTCCTGACCGGCCTGACAGACCTGACAATCCCCCTTTCGGCCAGGTCGTCGAGCTCGTGATTGAAGCTGGACGAGGAGCCATTCATTGTTGCCGTTGACGGCTGGCCGACGGGGTTCGCCGCCGAGTGTCCGCCCGTCGCCATGATCTCGTCCCAGAGAATTCCGGCGTCGGCCAGATCCTCGTTCATCTGTAAGGCCAGAGCGGAAGCGGCAAGACAAAACAGCTCGCAGAAGACGATGTCGTAGTTGTCTATGATGTGGCCGTCCTTATCGACCAGCTCGATACCAGTCCTCACGTTGCGCCCGGTGTGCGGTAGGCGGGAGAGATGCTGGCTCATCTTGTCGAGAAGAGCGGATATGACGGGCCAATTCCGGGACGCTTGAAATAGCCAATGGAATAGCGGGTGAGCGGTCGAAAATGTGGCGGCCCGAGTCTACAAGAATTCCCTCCCAGTCAGAGAAATTACCTATAAAATAAACAGGGCCGAGAGCAAGCGGTTGGGATTCCTCGCAACGCACCTTTTGCAAGAAGGTGCAGGTGACCACCTCGCTCGGCAAAAAGACATCGGGCGTGACCATAATCCTCCCCTGTTCGTCAAAGACGGCGGCTGCGAGAGCGATGCGCTGCGCTCTTTCTGCGTAGCCTTTCCGAACCCGGGCGGAGTACATAGCGAGGCCAGCCATGGTGAGACAGGCGGCAAATGACTGATGATGGGATATATTAATTACTCGGTCAGAATTCttcggggggggggggggtcacGGAAATAGGGAAGGCGGGGGGTGTTGGgttaaaaaaaagaaagggggtggagggggagagggggaagCTTTTGCTCACCAGGCAGGCCGTCACGATAACAGTCGTGTTGCGGGACCCGAGGTCGCTCATGGCCGTGTCGACATGTAGCAAGGTATAGCTCGTGCCCATGACGGCACACCAATGCATCCCGGACACGGCGCCGGCCAGCACCAAGGCACAGCAACCGCGTTTCCACCACAAGTTGGTCCAAGTGCTCCTGAAGACGAAGAAGAGCGCCAGAGCGACGATGCTGGCGACGACCGCGATGACGACCGACCCGGCGACGAACCCGACTGCGTAGGAACAGTTGTAATTCTTGATGGACGCGTTACCGAGGTAGTGCATGCCACAGATGGCGCCACCCGAGAGCGTGCCGGCCGCGAGGATCCGCCACCAGACGACCCGGGTGCTGCTAGCGGTCGTGCTGGTGACGACGAAGAAGGCCACTACCAGGACGACGATGGGAAGAAACAGGGATGCGATGGTGACTCCGGGAGAGTACGCGATCTGAATGTCGGACTCGCCGTTCAACATGGTTGTGGCGCGGTTGCCGATGTAGTGCTAACGACGGGGGGGGAAGAGTCAGTAAAACGGTCGACAAAAAAAAATATGTGACAACAGCAAAAGCCGCACCATGCTCCAGATGGCGACCCCTCCCATTGATATCGCAGCGCCAAACAAGAGGAGACTACCGGACCGTTAGCAaccgtatgtacatacagtacaatCTACTACTACCCTTGACCTGAGCTCAACTGAGTTCCGGCCGGGACGTACGTACTTGTTGTAGTAACCCCTTCTCGAGGTACGGCGATGGATGAGCTCGAGCGTCGAAGCGGCACCGACGAAACTGATGATATAGCTCAGTACCAGCAGTCCGGGATCGATCGTGAAAGGTACGACCTGGCCGATGTGTCGGGCCAGGTCCTCCGTCGTGGATGTGTCGGCCATCCTGCCTCCTTCAGGTCTTCTGGGAAGCGTCCGAAGAAGGCGTATGACTCCATAAGTTGGAGGTCGTTAACGAAGTGGTCTGCACGAACAGAATCTGAGGGGCGGCATCTTGGTTCATCATCAACGGCCCGGGTAGTGGGAGTTTGGAGGAGTCAGCTCCCGTGTACCGAGCGGCTGAAGATATTATGTGTTGCTTGGCTGTGCTTGGCTTTGCCGGAGACGCAATGTTACCAAACTAGGCAAGCATACTGGCCCTTGGGCGCCCTACCAAACATACTTATACATATTACCTAGTAGTAGAGATCGATCGATTCCAGGTGCTTGTCTTGCACTGGCCGCACTACTGCACAGTAAGAACGGCTGCGGCAAACAAGGCGCGTGAACTAAATATGGTGCAGCGTCGTATAGTCGCGGTAACTTCGCACGAGTTTCTGCCATGGTAAAACGCGCCATCCAGTCGGTCAGCGCCACCTCTGGGACCCTTTGACCAAGTCTCGGTGTGTGGAATATGAGAAAAACTTCCAGGATCCCCTGACTTGACTTCTGGTCTAGGCAGAGGTTAGAGCTTAGAACTCATTCACCTCGCCGTTGAAAATCTCGTTCTTTGTGAAGGATCGAGATCTCGGGATCAGGACCCACACAGCATGGGGCGGATCTGAACTCCATATTACACTAGCATCGCCTACTAAGTACGGAGAGCTAAGTAATCCGTAATTAATCCGTACAGGGGCCAACGTAGTAATCCGTTGTTACACGACATTTCCATCACGCTAGTGGCTTCAATTCTCGTCGTCTTTCAAACTTGCCGAATTTTCAGCTCTCAGTCAAAAAGGCCTATTAGGTCCTCCCCGCAAACTTGCGCCGCTGCTCTACCGTACATTACACTTCCCATCCATGCAACCACGTGGCCGTGGGGCATGGATAATTATTCCCTCTCTCCGAAAGCCGGTTGACGCCTATGCTCTTGAAAAATGAGGGGTTATCCACCAGCTTTTAGAGCCAAGGAAACCTTCTCTTGTCGCTCCTGCTCTATTGTTTCTAGGTTTATCAATGCAAAAGCCGAATCCCTCCTCGCTCTACTCACATCCACCGgatccccccccctttcccccccaACACTGCTGCTCGGGCCGAGCTAAACATGAACGCACTGACGCTAGTGTTAGTGAACCAGCAACGCCAAGACCTGATGAATCCGTCGTGATGAAGCGCACTCCTAACTGCCATGTGATACTGGGGTGGTTGGTCATGGTTGGTCATGGTTGGTCATCAACATTTCCTGCTAGAGCATCAGCGCGTGGCATCACCGCGCCACTGTGCAACTGGCAAATATGCGTGAACCTTCTTTAGGAGCACACAAGTTAGCGAAGGGTAATGTTACTTGAAACTGGGACCTCCAGGCGAATGATATGTAAGTACGGATTAATtacatacggattacatagtGCATACTCGCTTTGTTCGCACCGGTTCCTTGACTACAAGCAGCCCTGTGGGAGATACGCTGTCTAGAACGCTTCGACGAGGCCACATTGACCCCCGATTTCCACGTGGCTCCCCACACTGACTTCATCCGAGTCCGACACATAGGAGCAGCAATCCCTGTTCTGATCCGCCTCCCCGTCTACCGAGTAAGTGGGCGTCTGTGCTCATGCCTCGGTCGCTGCTGGTACCGAGCGGAAGGAGAATACCATCTCAGGGGCAGCTGAAAGAGTCTTGGACTGTCTCGATCCATGGAAGGTTCGTAGTGTCCCCGAAGAAGGTGATTGGTTGGGGACCATCTCCCTTTGGTGTTGTGTAAGTTCGGGGGCCTAATTACTGCGGAGACATCTAAATATTTGGGTATATACACTTTGAGCTATTGATATCAATTTATCCCAACACTACTACCTTAGACAGGTGGTATTTACCCATATGAAAAGTGCGTAAATAGTCTCAAGCATGATTGCCAGCAATTATTCCATTTCTGTGGATGGATGACTGCTATAGAGTTCGATGgtggaggaagaaggaagaggctGACCAGGGGCCCCCTGCAGGAAAATGTGGGTGCTGCAACCCTGGTGGGGCCGGGAACCCtacactaatccgtacatagtaGGGcccgtgtgatccgttcatTCGGATCCGTGCAGATCGCTCTGTGACTTGTCTCTTCCTCTTTCAGCCTGGCTGCAAAATGCCAAGAAGGAATGTTATCACGGGTCATTTAAGGATCCGGTGGACGATGCGCTCCCGAGACCGGGCTGACTCGGCACCGATCTTATCCAACTCGGTTGGCCTTGGCCGGTGTTTCTGGAGCATCCCGGCTACTTCCGGTGGCTCAGCTGCCCAAAACCTCCAATCGCCGGTTGGGACAAGACGCCCCACGTCTTTAATAATAGAAGAGAGCTGAACGACTCGCTCGAGCCAGCAAACCGGGACATGTATCCGCACATAAGGATTATGCACCGTCGTTCAGACAATGACATTCCTGCCCGGCAGTGACACGTTGCTAGAGCTTTAATTATTTCGTCCGGTGGCCTAGAATAGGGGTCATGGCAACCTCTTCTGCGATGATGCTTCGGCATCACTCTTCGTCCCCATCATCTTGCTCTTGCTCGCAGCACATCGGTGACTGACCGTCATTCAAACCTCTTTCCGACACGAAACGCGACAAATATTAATAAACTCGGCATCTGAAGGGCGGGACAcaagaaaacaaaaaaaaaaaaaaaaacaaaaaaagatGCCAGAAACCCGCTATTTCGTCCTCCCCGACCAGCGGCAGGTCGCATACGGCATCTACGGCGCACAGGATGCGGCCTCGACCGTGTTCTACTTTCACGGATGCCCGTCCTCCCACCACGAGGCATTCTTGCTGTCCGAGGCCGGGCGGCGCCACGGCCTGCGCATCATCGCGCCTTCTCGGCCGGGCAGCGGCGGCTCGGCGTTCCGCGAGAACGGCACGCTTCTCGAGTACGCCGACGACGTCCTCGCGCTCGCCGACCACCTCGACGTCCCCCGCTTCGGCATCGTAGCCGTGTCGGGCGGCGCCCCCTACGCGTTCGCCTGTCGGAAGCGCATCCCGCGCACGCGGCTGACGGCGGTCGGGATCGTGGCCGGGATCTACCCGGTTACCAGCTTCGGCACGGCCGGGATGAAGCTGCCGTCGCGGGTCATGCTCCGGCTTGCCACGTGGTTCCCGAGCATCGTGGCCTGGGCCATCGACAGGCAGCTGGGCGCGGTGGCCCGGGACGAGGACGGGAAGAAGAAGCTGGAGGCGCTGTTGGTAGCAGATATGCAGCAGGAGGCGACCTGGGAGAGCGACAAGCTGGCCTGGGAAGCGGCAGCTCCGGAAGCTCGGGAGGCCGTAGTCATGGGCATCCGGGAGGGCGTGAGGTATGGGGGCCGCGGCCCCGCTTGGGAGATGAAGTTGTACGCAAGCCATTGGGGGTTTGAGTTAGACGAGGTCCGGCCGGGCCATGAGAACGAGCTTGTTCTGTGGCACGGAGACCTGGACGCCAATGTGCCGCTGGCCATGGCGGAAAAGGCTGCCCGGCAACTCGGTCCGGATGCGGGATTGAGAGTTGTTGAGGGCCAGGGACATGGGGCCCTCACATTCCACAGGGCTGACGAGATCATGTCGACAATGAGGGATAATATGCTAAGGGCGATTTGATGGTGATGAAGATTGTTAACAACTTGGGCGGCTAGCAACCCAGACATGGACGGCGGGAGAACAAAAGACGGGGGAATGTGCCGGACGAGACCTTCTCTAGATTGAAGAAGACAATCATGTACCAGAGCTCATTCGGCAAACGTTTGAGGTGCTTGGATTACTTTATGATCCGTAATTCTTGGAGCTTTTTTATTAACACGAATGCTGGGCTGCCTATCCAAGGTTTGTAATTAAAACGAGGAGAGCAAGGGACTTAATAGTTGTATTATTATACAGGAGTCGAAAATGTACCATCAGTTATTATTATGCTTCCAAACCGCAACATGACATATTATGAACAGAACGTCAACAAATATAGATTTAGGGCCCTCCCTTGTTGGCTGCTTAAGCACTTGATTCCGACGTTTCTGACCCAGCCGTGCTTTTATCAGTCTCCGACTCGGTTTCTCCTTGCCGACTGCTCCTCCCCTCGACCTCGGGGATCAACTTCTCGAGAATATCCGCCAACATGCGAACATTCTCGGCGTCGCGGGGAACAATGTGCCCGAGTCCGTGATCAAACATGGCGGACTTTGAAGGGTCGCAAACGTTGTACaaggcgacggcgccgcccATGAAAGCGTCGTTGCAACCAAAGATGTGGAAGGTAGGGATGTCGATGACGACGCCCGACTGATCCGCGAGCAGGGCGACAACGCGGTCTTCGCCCTCGAATTTCAGGGGCGGTGAACCGGAAATGAAGACGGCAAACTGCGAGAAAAGAAAAACTCAGTATGGTACCAACCTGCGAACTTCCTAGCCCACGAGAGAGACCCGTCGTGGCATGCATGTCCGCCTCTGCTCACCTTGATACGTCGTTTACGGCCGGTCCGCCGCTCCTGCTCGCCCTCTTCCACAATCAGACTCGCACCGACCATGGCGCCCTCCGAGTAGCCAATGACGGCGTCGACGTCGGGATGTTCGTCGACCTTCTTGATAACATCGTCCATGGCCTCACGCCAGACCGGCTGGTGCCAGTCATCACCCTTGCCAGTATCTTGAAACATGCGGATGGCGTCTTCGGCATTGATGCTGTACGGCATGTGGCGGAGACGACGGAGATTCTCGAAATTGTCCCCGTGGCGGGTGTCGAGAAAACGGTACAACGGCCGGGCTCCAAAGTAGTCTTCCCACCCGGCCGGGGGCTCTACTTCGTGAGCCCCTTGGCTGTAGGCGAAAGTCGCTAGTCCTCGCCGCTCTAGCTCGTCCGCCAGGGGTCCCAGCTGAACACGGAAGTTCTGGCTTAAAGATCAGTTCGGCTCATGAAGAGGTGGGAATGGCTGGTTGCATGTAATTATGGAACCAAGTCACCTTGGCACTACCATAAGCCCCGGGGAGGCAGAGAAACTTCATCCTGGAGTTCTCGCCAGCGTTCCCGTTTTGCTTTCATTTAATAATCCTGATTGACCCAAGGAATGAAGCCGAATAAGTAGTTAGGAGATGTGTACGAGCTCTCGGTACGAAAGACTGCAATCTCCCTCTCAACGCCCTGGTGGGTTGACCTGGAGAACATGGCCGCGGCAGAGCTGAAGACGTGAACGCTTCCAACCCCGTATACTTGAGCCTGCCGGGATAGCATCGCGACAGTCATATTTCATCActtcctcggccgcctcctgCCGACAGCACGCAGAAAGCGGTTTCAGATAGGGGGTACTGTCGCCGTACACGAACTGTCATGTTTCGACCCGTGTATGTATATGGAACTCACGGACCTCCTTACTAAGGTATTAATGATCATTATTAGCATACTTAACGTCTGTGATCTGGTGTGCAGAGATGGGCACTTAGAAATACCCTAGCCTCGGAAATGCAGAGTATACGGAACAGAACGCCCAGGAGGTTCCACCGCTTCTTTGCATTCTCACCGCCTGGTCGAATACGAGTTGGTGGTAGGATGCATGGCGCGCGGCGTGCATGTACATACCACGGTAACAAAGATGCCTGCATTCCCATACATTCCCGGCTTCGTATACGCGGGATGAGTCGAGTTTCTCGTTTCATCGTGCCCATCAGCCAATTAACAACCAGTCACGATACAGAGGCGAGGTATGGAATCAGGCTTGATTACACTTAATGTGAACAACGTTCTCGAGTAGAAAAGATGCCCCCGCTCCGTACGGCTCATGATGACGGACGGCTGTTTCATGCTTAGGGTCAAGACGGGGTTGAATATAATTTTTATGGCAGGCTCGTACACGGACCGTAGAGAACAGACACTAGATTGAAGCTCTCTCTTATCTGCAAGGTTCTCTAGTTTTGTCTATGCTCGGTAATTATTGTGTGGCACCGAGCCATCGGGACGAGACGATTTTCTCCAGCCTTGTATTCTACTGCTTTTGTATATTGGCCCACAAGGGATGATTAACCCTTAGACGCGCGGTATCCCTTCCATATGGATGCCAACATCGTTGGGCCCGAtcctgggggggggggagggggggaagagaTTGCAGTTGATATAAACAGAACAGAGCTCGTAACCGTGGCCTTTTGGATTGACGTCTTATTGATCCTTCTATTAGACACATGGAAAATGTGCCACTGTTTCAAGTGCCCTAACAAGCAAATAATACCTGTCTGCCAAAATATCAAAGCGAATGCAGGGACGACGCACCCCAAGTGGTCTAACAAATATCAGGATGTATAGATATGCCACTTTCGCAGTTGGCAGTTGTTACCAC encodes:
- a CDS encoding uncharacterized protein (Contains conserved domain FSH1[pfam03959], Serine hydrolase (FSH1)) produces the protein MKFLCLPGAYGSAKNFRVQLGPLADELERRGLATFAYSQGAHEVEPPAGWEDYFGARPLYRFLDTRHGDNFENLRRLRHMPYSINAEDAIRMFQDTGKGDDWHQPVWREAMDDVIKKVDEHPDVDAVIGYSEGAMVGASLIVEEGEQERRTGRKRRIKFAVFISGSPPLKFEGEDRVVALLADQSGVVIDIPTFHIFGCNDAFMGGAVALYNVCDPSKSAMFDHGLGHIVPRDAENVRMLADILEKLIPEVEGRSSRQGETESETDKSTAGSETSESSA